A genomic segment from Aegilops tauschii subsp. strangulata cultivar AL8/78 chromosome 1, Aet v6.0, whole genome shotgun sequence encodes:
- the LOC109770689 gene encoding uncharacterized protein, which produces MALAAASPVDVLGDDLLQEVFVLLPGPADLLRTALACRPFLRAARSAAFLRRFRRRHPFTCPLLLGCHLGPPLLLPAPPIAATRRVAERGDFALSFIPRRGRPGAAGASTPWQLLDCRNGRLLLRSRSSQELVVADPLARRWVSLPALPGDHPVGYGLVADDGDYSVFQAACISRVGDTTELRAFLLSSAELRWADVGGLAQQPNLAASRAMQANQSLYWTLVGGQHMLALNTATTELVVLPLPPFLRELGFDVIEKGEDVAGGLHVLTMRGFCIEVWVGEDDGAGGLAWTLLDKSVRFHRAIAEMIGSEHFYHLTLDVIGVAAGVVFLRNGSCLFCIHLETMKMTKLSENESCPSALIYPYTIAWPPVFLNPTEEGA; this is translated from the coding sequence AtggccctggccgccgcctcccccgTCGACGTCCTCGGCGACGACCTGCTGCAGGAGGTCTTCGTCCTGCTCCCGGGCCCCGCCGACCTCCTCCGCACCGCGCTCGCCTGCCGGCCCTTCCTCCGCGCCGCCCGCAGCGCCGCCTTCCTCCGCCgcttccgccgccgccaccccttcACCTGCCCGCTCCTCCTCGGCTGCCACCTCGGCCCCCCTCTCCTGCTCCCCGCTCCTCCCATCGCCGCCACGCGCCGCGTCGCCGAGCGCGGCGACTTCGCCCTCTCCTTCATCCCCCGCCGCGGCCGGCCGGGCGCCGCCGGCGCCAGCACCCCGTGGCAGCTCCTCGACTGCCGCAACGGCCGCCTCCTGCTGCGCAGCAGGTCGTCCCAGGAGCTCGTCGTCGCCGACCCGCTGGCCCGGCGCTGGGTCTCGCTCCCCGCGCTCCCCGGCGACCACCCCGTGGGCTACGGCCTCGTCGCCGACGACGGCGACTACTCGGTGTTCCAGGCCGCCTGCATTTCCCGAGTCGGCGACACCACCGAGTTGCGCGCCTTCCTCCTCTCCTCCGCCGAGCTCCGGTGGGCGGACGTGGGCGGCCTCGCGCAGCAGCCCAATCTCGCGGCCTCCCGGGCGATGCAAGCCAACCAGTCGCTGTACTGGACGCTAGTGGGTGGACAGCACATGCTGGCGCTCAACACGGCGACGACGGAGCTCGTCGTGCTGCCGCTCCCGCCTTTCCTGCGGGAGCTCGGTTTCGACGTCATCGAGAAGGGGGAGGACGTCGCCGGCGGGCTCCATGTGCTCACCATGCGTGGCTTCTGCATCGAGGTTTGGGTCggcgaggacgacggcgccggTGGCCTGGCGTGGACGCTGCTGGACAAGTCGGTGAGGTTCCACAGGGCGATTGCAGAGATGATTGGCTCGGAACACTTTTACCATCTCACACTGGATGTCATCGGGGTGGCTGCCGGTGTTGTGTTCTTGCGCAATGGCAGTTGTCTGTTCTGCATTCATCTTGAGACTATGAAGATGACGAAGCTCTCTGAGAACGAGAGTTGCCCGTCTGCGCTGATATATCCTTACACGATAGCGTGGCCGCCAGTGTTCTTGAACCCTACTGAAGAAGGTGCTTGA
- the LOC109770691 gene encoding pentatricopeptide repeat-containing protein CRR2, chloroplastic, which yields MRPLPAFTISRLAAVRADPCGVPLPVFNSLLSSLATSDPSHAHLPLHLFRRLLLLRARRPDAFTLSSLASSFLPLHPSRPRSHAAASLHAFSLRLGHLHADPVLTNSILLLYLRSPHRTPASGTALRLFDEMPARTASTYNTLISHAPAGTDLRSLARRMIADGLCPDRFTVSALLSACASERDGRELHCFAVKRRMCGDGDFHVSSGFVSMYCRVSRPGLARWVFDRMQQRNVVSWTAMVGGYAENGMFEDAVKAFRAMWVVDGILPNRVALISVLSAVEGLMGLAEGKQVHGFAVRMGLYGEVSLNNALVDMYAKGGALRHARRIFDDGTWHKDVISWGSMVLGYGLHGMGTEAVALFDQMHASGVKPDSIVGLGVLSACCRAGMVLKGLEIYNSLVKDHKVHPTVEMSACVVDLLGRSGLIDHALDFIKSMSIEPGPSVWGALLDASVIHSNKETQDLACRSLLRLEEESSSNLVSVSNLHASSGRWNIVEQVRAKIKHGTLKKTPGRSWVNAAT from the coding sequence ATGCGGCCACTCCCGGCGTTCACGATCtcccgcctcgccgccgtccgcgCGGACCCCTGCGGCGTCCCGCTCCCCGTCTTCAACTCTCTCCTCTCCAGCCTCGCCACCTCCGACCCCTCCCACGCGCACCTCCCGCTCCACCTcttccgccgcctcctcctcctccgcgcccGCCGCCCGGACGCCTTCACGCTCTCCTCCctcgcctcctccttcctccccctccaCCCCTCCCGCCCCCgctcccacgccgccgcctccctccacGCCTTCTCGCTCCGGCTGGGCCACCTGCACGCCGACCCCGTCCTCACCAACTCCATCCTGCTCCTCTACCTCCGCTCGCCCCACCGCACCCCCGCCTCCGGCACGGCGCTCCgcctgttcgacgaaatgcccgCCCGCACCGCCTCCACCTACAACACGCTCATCTCCCACGCCCCCGCGGGCACCGACCTCCGGTCCCTGGCGCGCCGCATGATCGCGGACGGGCTCTGCCCGGACAGGTTCACGGTCTCGGCGCTCCTGTCCGCGTGCGCGTCCGAGCGCGACGGTAGGGAGCTGCACTGCTTCGCCGTCAAGCGCAGGATGTGCGGTGACGGCGATTTCCACGTCAGCAGCGGGTTTGTCTCCATGTACTGCAGGGTCTCCCGGCCAGGCCTTGCGCGCTGGGTTTTCGACAGGATGCAGCAGAGGAATGTCGTCTCGTGGACCGCCATGGTGGGAGGGTATGCGGAGAATGGCATGTTTGAGGATGCCGTGAAGGCTTTCCGGGCAATGTGGGTGGTTGATGGTATTCTGCCGAATAGGGTCGCGTTGATCAGTGTGCTCTCGGCTGTCGAGGGCCTCATGGGCTTAGCAGAGGGTAAGCAAGTGCATGGTTTCGCCGTGAGGATGGGGCTATACGGGGAGGTGTCCCTCAACAATGCTTTGGTTGATATGTATGCAAAGGGCGGAGCCTTGCGTCATGCAAGGCGCATTTTCGATGATGGTACTTGGCACAAAGATGTCATCTCATGGGGTTCAATGGTGCTTGGTTATGGCCTTCATGGTATGGGTACGGAAGCAGTTGCCTTGTTTGATCAGATGCATGCTTCTGGGGTTAAGCCAGACAGCATAGTTGGTCTGGGCGTGCTTTCCGCGTGCTGCAGGGCAGGAATGGTGTTGAAGGGACTCGAGATATACAACTCCCTGGTGAAGGATCACAAAGTCCATCCAACCGTGGAGATGTCTGCTTGCGTAGTTGATTTACTGGGGCGTTCTGGGTTGATTGACCATGCCTTGGACTTCATAAAGTCAATGAGCATAGAGCCAGGCCCTAGTGTATGGGGAGCACTTCTGGATGCCTCTGTTATTCACAGTAACAAAGAAACTCAAGATTTGGCTTGCAGGTCTCTTCTTAGATTGGAAGAAGAGAGCTCATCAAATCTTGTCTCGGTATCTAACCTACACGCCTCTTCTGGTAGGTGGAATATTGTTGAACAAGTGAGGGCAAAGATTAAACACGGAACATTGAAGAAAACACCTGGTCGCAGTTGGGTAAATGCAGCAACATAG
- the LOC109770690 gene encoding uncharacterized protein, which produces MLPLIRRLPAAPSRLAALALRRPHRRAAAAAWPTTTTPAVSSSRLAGSPPAENPAADQGSELEPRPEPLDRDWGSTLSRADLTEVAGILRRLRDEQISLGLGTLNLLLKRACEADDFLLFAKVFRHLLLSKAAPDLTSYMCVARAIGGLDDNELLLKFVREVLEITNGRDPTVANRIVFATGRYGHLDKCLIIFEELKKDKRCLDVVTFNTVLDMLGKVGRVDEMLCEVKLMEELGISPDTVTYNTVINCLRRLGRFGLCKSFAREMFERGISPDLRTYTALIDCFGRAGHIADALEAFEQMKKSHQPSIYVYRALISDMKKAGRFELAQKLTDEMNSSASDLLGPEDFKEKSKGRRVRNSSR; this is translated from the coding sequence ATGCTCCCCCTAATACGCCGCCTCCCCGCCGCTCCTTCCCGCCTAGCCGCCCTCGCACTCCGCCGACCACACCGTCgagctgcggcggcggcgtggccgACGACAACGACACCCGCGGTGTCCTCCTCCCGTCTCGCGGGCTCGCCGCCTGCAGAGAATCCAGCGGCGGATCAGGGGAGCGAGTTGGAGCCCCGACCCGAACCCCTCGACCGGGACTGGGGCTCAACGCTGTCCCGGGCGGACCTTACAGAGGTTGCCGGGATCCTCCGGCGGTTGCGCGACGAGCAGATCAGTCTGGGCCTGGGCACCTTGAATCTGCTGCTGAAGCGAGCGTGCGAAGCAGACGACTTCCTTCTCTTCGCCAAGGTATTCAGACACTTGCTGCTCTCCAAAGCTGCTCCCGACTTGACTTCCTACATGTGTGTCGCCAGGGCCATTGGGGGTTTAGATGACAATGAACTGTTACTCAAGTTTGTGAGAGAGGTATTGGAGATCACAAATGGCAGAGACCCCACGGTGGCGAATCGCATTGTTTTCGCCACGGGTAGATACGGGCACCTCGATAAATGCTTGATCATTTTCGAGGAGCTGAAGAAGGATAAGAGATGCTTGGATGTTGTCACGTTCAACACTGTCTTGGACATGCTAGGAAAGGTCGGTCGGGTGGACGAAATGCTTTGTGAGGTGAAGCTGATGGAGGAACTTGGCATTTCTCCTGACACCGTGACGTATAATACGGTGATAAACTGCCTGCGTAGGCTTGGAAGATTTGGTCTGTGCAAAAGCTTTGCAAGAGAGATGTTTGAGAGAGGCATCAGTCCTGATTTGAGAACGTATACCGCGCTAATTGATTGTTTTGGAAGGGCAGGGCATATTGCTGATGCCCTCGAGGCGTTTGAGCAGATGAAGAAGTCGCACCAACCTTCGATTTATGTCTATCGTGCACTGATCAGTGACATGAAAAAAGCTGGGCGGTTTGAGTTAGCACAAAAGCTCACCGATGAGATGAATTCAAGTGCTTCTGATTTGTTAGGCCCTGAAGATTTCAAGGAGAAGTCCAAGGGAAGAAGGGTCAGGAATAGCAGCAGGTAA